A stretch of the Marinobacter sp. JH2 genome encodes the following:
- the choV gene encoding choline ABC transporter ATP-binding protein: MIEFENVNVVFGKQPQQALPLIDQGLDRAEIRDKTGLVVGVQNANLSVKKGEICVLMGLSGSGKSSLLRCVNGLNDVTSGAIRIQHDGEMVDFTQASEKVQRDIRTRRISMVFQSFALMPWLTVEDNVAFGLELQGMSKNKRRKKVARQLDLVGLSAWAKCRPDELSGGMRQRVGLARALATESEILLMDEPFSALDPLIRHQLQDELLSLQDELQKTIVFVSHDLDEALKLGSHIAIMKDGQIVQHGKPESIVLHPENDYVKSFVASTNPLNVLAARSLALPIDEIQEDAQGNRCLNKRYDIWLHTPESAEKAVVTSNGQTFQTQPWQEGQAIDSLAKQPTRIAPNTPLRDAVEIRYFTGHSLLVEEGGQITGAIGDRELYHAMLGKHLDD; this comes from the coding sequence ATGATCGAATTTGAAAACGTCAATGTCGTCTTCGGCAAACAGCCTCAACAAGCATTGCCGCTGATTGATCAAGGCCTCGATCGTGCGGAAATCCGCGACAAGACGGGCTTGGTGGTGGGCGTTCAGAACGCCAACCTTAGCGTCAAAAAAGGCGAAATTTGCGTACTGATGGGGCTTTCCGGCTCCGGAAAATCCAGTCTGCTACGCTGCGTTAACGGCTTGAACGACGTCACCAGCGGCGCTATTCGCATCCAACACGACGGTGAGATGGTGGACTTCACCCAAGCCAGCGAAAAAGTACAGCGCGATATCCGTACCCGGCGCATCTCCATGGTATTCCAGAGCTTTGCTCTGATGCCTTGGCTGACCGTTGAAGACAACGTGGCCTTCGGCTTGGAACTTCAAGGCATGAGCAAAAACAAACGCCGGAAAAAAGTCGCACGCCAATTGGATCTGGTTGGCCTATCGGCCTGGGCCAAGTGCCGCCCGGACGAGCTTTCCGGTGGCATGCGCCAGCGTGTCGGGCTTGCCCGGGCATTGGCCACCGAATCCGAAATCCTGCTGATGGACGAGCCCTTCTCCGCACTCGATCCGCTGATCCGCCACCAGCTGCAAGATGAGTTGCTGAGTTTGCAGGACGAACTACAGAAAACCATCGTGTTCGTGAGCCACGATTTGGACGAAGCCCTCAAGCTGGGCTCCCATATCGCGATCATGAAAGATGGCCAGATCGTTCAACACGGCAAGCCCGAATCGATCGTGCTGCACCCTGAAAACGATTACGTCAAAAGCTTCGTAGCCAGCACCAACCCACTCAACGTTCTGGCGGCTCGTTCGCTGGCCCTGCCGATTGACGAGATTCAGGAAGATGCTCAAGGCAATCGTTGCCTGAACAAGCGCTACGACATATGGCTGCACACGCCCGAATCAGCGGAAAAAGCGGTTGTTACCAGCAATGGCCAAACCTTTCAGACCCAACCCTGGCAAGAAGGACAAGCCATCGATAGCTTAGCCAAGCAGCCAACACGCATCGCCCCAAACACACCACTGCGAGATGCCGTCGAAATTCGCTACTTCACCGGCCACAGTCTGTTGGTTGAAGAAGGCGGACAAATCACCGGCGCCATCGGCGACCGTGAGCTTTACCACGCCATGCTAGGGAAGCATCTGGACGACTAA
- a CDS encoding secondary thiamine-phosphate synthase enzyme YjbQ, which produces MIWHQNIIELPPYPRGFNLVTDDILARAPELTNCEVGLLNLFIQHTSASLAINENADPDVRGDLERHFNVMVPENASYYEHTLEGPDDTTSHIKNVIIGPSLTIPITHGQLALGIWQGIYLCEHRNHAGGRNIVATLQGRW; this is translated from the coding sequence ATGATCTGGCATCAGAACATCATTGAGTTGCCGCCGTACCCACGGGGCTTCAATCTGGTTACCGACGACATCCTCGCGCGGGCGCCGGAGCTGACCAACTGCGAAGTCGGCTTGTTGAATCTTTTTATTCAGCACACCTCGGCGTCCTTGGCGATCAATGAAAATGCGGACCCGGATGTTCGCGGCGATCTGGAGCGACACTTCAATGTGATGGTGCCGGAAAATGCGTCTTACTATGAACACACGCTCGAAGGCCCGGATGACACCACCTCCCACATCAAGAACGTGATCATCGGGCCCTCACTGACGATTCCCATCACTCACGGCCAGTTGGCGCTGGGCATTTGGCAGGGTATTTATCTGTGCGAACACCGGAATCATGCGGGTGGAAGAAACATTGTGGCGACGTTGCAGGGTCGTTGGTGA
- a CDS encoding succinylglutamate desuccinylase/aspartoacylase family protein: MARAPFEIAGVQVKAGTRETVNVQVAKLYTHTPLHIPVEVVHGRRDGPVLMVCGAIHGDEINGVEIIRRVMKNSALRHLRGTLVAVPIVNIFGFVQRTRYLPDRRDLNRCFPGSESGSLGGRIAYLLRTLIMEKVTHIIDLHTGAVHRFNLPQIRAELKNPETTRMAEAFGAPIIINAGLRDGSLRAYADSLDIPVITFEGGEALRFDDVVIASGVKGIIRVMRELEMVPAKKGPKAPKKRSETAANSQWVRADIDGIMRPVARLGQRVRKGQKLAMVADPFGEAEVAIASPCSGIVICVNNLPLVNEGEAIYHIARFDELGEAEKAMDYFRSSYESEVPEDAAVPVHPWDDLQK; this comes from the coding sequence ATGGCAAGAGCACCGTTTGAAATTGCTGGAGTGCAGGTGAAGGCCGGCACTCGCGAAACCGTGAACGTACAGGTGGCCAAGTTGTACACCCACACGCCGCTGCATATTCCTGTGGAAGTGGTGCATGGCCGCCGTGATGGGCCAGTATTGATGGTGTGTGGCGCTATTCATGGTGATGAAATCAACGGTGTCGAGATCATTCGCCGGGTGATGAAAAACTCGGCGCTGCGTCACCTTCGCGGCACCCTGGTGGCGGTGCCCATAGTGAACATATTCGGTTTTGTTCAGCGCACCCGTTACCTACCCGACCGCCGTGATCTGAACCGGTGTTTCCCCGGCTCAGAATCCGGCTCGTTAGGTGGTCGCATAGCCTATTTGTTGCGCACCCTGATCATGGAGAAGGTGACCCACATCATCGATTTGCACACAGGCGCCGTACACCGTTTCAACCTGCCGCAGATCCGGGCGGAACTGAAAAATCCGGAAACGACCCGCATGGCCGAAGCTTTTGGTGCACCCATCATTATTAATGCTGGGCTGCGGGACGGCAGCCTCCGTGCCTACGCAGATTCCCTCGACATACCTGTCATTACCTTCGAAGGTGGTGAAGCCCTGCGTTTTGATGATGTGGTGATTGCCAGCGGTGTGAAAGGCATTATCCGAGTGATGCGGGAACTGGAAATGGTGCCGGCCAAGAAAGGTCCCAAGGCACCGAAGAAACGATCGGAAACCGCGGCAAACTCGCAGTGGGTGAGAGCCGACATCGACGGCATCATGCGTCCGGTCGCTCGTTTGGGGCAACGAGTGCGTAAAGGACAAAAATTGGCGATGGTTGCTGACCCGTTCGGTGAAGCGGAAGTCGCGATCGCATCGCCGTGCTCGGGCATTGTGATCTGTGTGAACAACTTGCCGCTGGTGAATGAAGGTGAGGCGATTTATCACATCGCCCGTTTTGATGAGCTGGGTGAGGCGGAAAAAGCCATGGATTACTTCCGAAGCTCATACGAAAGCGAGGTGCCCGAAGACGCCGCTGTTCCGGTTCATCCTTGGGATGACCTGCAGAAATAG
- the rimK gene encoding 30S ribosomal protein S6--L-glutamate ligase, giving the protein MKIAIMSRNRHLYSTRRLMEEGINRGHEVKVIDCLHCSMNITSADPRIHYHEEVLEDFDVVIPRIGASVTFYGTAVLRQFEMMGVFPVNESVAITRSRDKLRSLQLLARKGVGMPVTGFANKPDNVPELLKMVGGAPVVIKLLQGTQGIGVVLAETRKAAESVIEAFMGLKADILVQEFIKEAGGADIRCFVIGDKVIAAMKRQGAEGEFRSNLHRGGTASLVRITPEERRTAVTAAKAMGLNVAGVDLLRSSRGPLVMEVNSSPGLEGIENATGKNVAGMIINWTEKNYKPWKTKTKGRG; this is encoded by the coding sequence ATGAAAATTGCGATTATGTCGCGCAATCGTCACCTGTATTCGACCCGGCGTTTGATGGAAGAAGGCATCAATCGCGGCCACGAAGTGAAAGTGATTGATTGCTTGCATTGCTCTATGAACATCACGTCTGCAGACCCCAGAATCCATTATCACGAGGAAGTGTTGGAAGACTTCGACGTGGTGATTCCGCGGATCGGTGCCTCTGTTACCTTCTACGGCACCGCTGTACTACGGCAGTTCGAAATGATGGGCGTATTTCCGGTGAACGAGTCCGTAGCGATTACACGTTCACGGGATAAGCTGCGCTCGTTGCAGTTACTGGCCCGCAAAGGCGTGGGCATGCCGGTGACCGGCTTCGCCAATAAGCCAGATAACGTGCCGGAACTGCTGAAAATGGTGGGGGGCGCGCCGGTGGTGATCAAGTTGCTGCAAGGTACTCAAGGTATCGGTGTGGTGCTGGCGGAAACCCGAAAAGCAGCCGAAAGCGTGATAGAAGCTTTTATGGGGCTGAAGGCTGACATTCTGGTGCAGGAATTCATCAAGGAGGCCGGTGGTGCCGATATCCGCTGTTTCGTGATTGGCGACAAAGTGATTGCGGCCATGAAACGCCAAGGTGCCGAGGGCGAGTTCCGTTCAAACCTACACCGTGGTGGTACTGCCTCGTTGGTGCGCATTACCCCGGAAGAGCGGCGCACAGCCGTTACCGCGGCAAAAGCGATGGGTCTGAATGTGGCGGGTGTCGATTTGCTGCGCTCTAGCCGTGGTCCGCTGGTGATGGAGGTGAATTCCTCGCCGGGACTGGAAGGCATTGAAAATGCCACCGGTAAAAACGTTGCGGGTATGATCATTAATTGGACTGAGAAAAACTATAAGCCTTGGAAAACAAAAACCAAGGGCAGAGGCTGA
- a CDS encoding RimK/LysX family protein, producing the protein MSISTTEVTTTTPPAIVENRVGLGWREWVGLPELGIDRMKAKVDTGARTSCLHTFRTEPYTENGERRVKFWVHPVQNEMKEVVECDAKVLDERTVTDSGGHKELRLVVETMVTVGGESWPIEMTLTNRDSMRFRMLLGRTALSGRAVVYPESSYLAGEPAPRT; encoded by the coding sequence ATGTCGATAAGCACGACTGAAGTAACAACAACTACGCCACCAGCCATCGTTGAAAACAGAGTCGGGCTGGGTTGGCGCGAATGGGTAGGGTTACCGGAACTTGGTATTGACCGGATGAAAGCCAAGGTCGATACGGGCGCGCGTACCTCCTGCCTGCATACGTTTCGGACAGAGCCCTATACTGAGAACGGAGAGCGCCGGGTAAAGTTTTGGGTTCACCCTGTTCAAAATGAAATGAAGGAAGTCGTCGAGTGCGATGCGAAAGTGCTGGATGAACGCACGGTGACCGATTCCGGCGGTCACAAGGAACTGCGGCTGGTGGTCGAGACCATGGTCACTGTGGGGGGAGAAAGCTGGCCGATTGAAATGACACTGACCAACCGGGATTCTATGCGATTTCGGATGTTGCTAGGGCGCACCGCCTTGTCGGGCCGCGCTGTTGTGTACCCTGAATCCTCTTATCTTGCCGGCGAACCGGCACCAAGGACCTGA
- a CDS encoding mechanosensitive ion channel family protein, with the protein MFDSIQQTIAEIANGIAWGQWFSAAFLMLLGAVLGTLLARSLGRLVGDRVSRHHQVMIRRLCFYLVFVLFAVAALREAGFSLEVVLGAAGILTVAIGFASQTSASNIISGLFLVMEKPFEIGDVIDVDATIGEVVAIDLLSVKLRTPDNLYVRIPNETLIKTRVVNRSRFPIRRIDLTLGIAYAEDVERVSELLLELAEENAACLEEPKAFVQVTGFGASSVDLQFSLWVPKDRFLEGRSSMMIAVKKMLDSHGIEIPFPHTSIYAGSHSEPFRVQLLAPEQHKNKGVPDVDKHD; encoded by the coding sequence TTGTTTGATTCGATACAGCAAACAATCGCTGAAATAGCCAACGGCATAGCTTGGGGGCAGTGGTTTTCCGCGGCATTTTTGATGTTGTTGGGTGCGGTGCTCGGCACATTGCTCGCTCGGAGTTTAGGCCGCTTGGTGGGTGATCGCGTTTCCCGCCATCATCAGGTGATGATCCGCCGTTTGTGCTTCTATCTGGTGTTCGTGCTGTTTGCGGTAGCGGCGCTGCGTGAAGCGGGTTTTTCATTGGAAGTGGTGCTTGGAGCTGCCGGTATCCTGACTGTGGCCATTGGCTTTGCTTCTCAAACGTCAGCCTCGAATATTATCAGCGGTTTGTTCTTGGTTATGGAAAAACCCTTTGAGATTGGCGATGTTATTGATGTAGATGCCACCATAGGTGAGGTGGTGGCAATCGATTTGCTGAGCGTGAAGCTACGTACTCCCGACAACCTGTATGTGCGCATCCCCAACGAAACCCTGATTAAAACACGGGTGGTGAACCGGTCGCGCTTCCCGATCCGGCGCATCGACCTGACGCTGGGGATAGCCTACGCCGAAGATGTTGAGCGCGTTAGCGAACTGCTGCTGGAGCTGGCGGAGGAGAATGCCGCCTGTTTGGAAGAACCCAAAGCCTTCGTGCAGGTCACCGGTTTTGGTGCATCGTCTGTGGATTTACAGTTTTCGCTTTGGGTGCCCAAAGATCGTTTCCTTGAAGGTCGAAGCAGTATGATGATTGCTGTGAAGAAAATGCTCGATAGCCACGGCATCGAGATACCGTTCCCTCATACCAGCATCTATGCCGGTAGTCATTCAGAGCCATTCCGGGTGCAGCTGTTGGCACCGGAGCAACATAAAAATAAGGGTGTCCCGGATGTCGATAAGCACGACTGA
- the phrB gene encoding deoxyribodipyrimidine photo-lyase, producing MAELVWLRNDLRTADNAALTAACKSGRPVRACFIVTPEQWQEHDWSAARVQFVLEHANALSKQLAKLGITLNFLHTDTFDSSVDVLEQHCRQHGISQLHFNEEYGANERKRDKQVRDRLSSLGVAVKKYRDQTVAPVGKILTQKDEPYSVFTPFSRRWRVWVEETHPTLYPSPSAKGAEVTPEQTDTLPAPFENAPEPLVETGENAAHDALDEFLTERAASYNDTRDFPALDGTSLLSPYLANGVLSGRQCLIAAQQTGSSGEGIETWINEIAWRDFYINILYHYPRLSMHRAFKPETEALKWNEPGEHFEAWKEGKTGIPIVDAAMRQLKTTGWMHNRLRMITAMFLSKNLFIDWRLGEAWFMQNLVDGFLASNNGGWQWSASTGTDSAPYFRVFNPVTQSERFDPKGEFIRNWVPELAKLDNKRIHDPSKGGVIPKGYPRPIVDLKESRKEAIARFQALKD from the coding sequence ATGGCTGAACTGGTCTGGCTTCGAAACGACCTCCGCACCGCAGACAACGCGGCTCTGACCGCCGCCTGCAAAAGCGGTCGCCCCGTACGGGCGTGCTTTATCGTCACACCTGAACAATGGCAGGAGCACGACTGGTCAGCCGCGCGAGTTCAGTTTGTGCTGGAACACGCCAATGCGCTGTCAAAGCAACTGGCCAAGCTTGGCATTACGCTCAACTTCCTCCATACCGATACCTTTGATTCCAGCGTTGACGTACTGGAACAACACTGCCGCCAGCACGGCATTAGCCAACTTCATTTCAACGAGGAATATGGGGCCAACGAGCGAAAACGCGATAAGCAGGTCCGGGACAGGCTATCTTCGCTGGGTGTAGCAGTGAAAAAATACCGAGATCAAACCGTGGCGCCGGTCGGGAAAATTCTCACTCAGAAAGACGAGCCTTATTCCGTTTTCACCCCGTTTTCACGCCGATGGCGGGTATGGGTAGAAGAAACACACCCAACGCTGTATCCATCTCCCTCTGCCAAGGGAGCGGAAGTCACGCCGGAACAAACCGACACCCTCCCTGCCCCGTTCGAGAACGCTCCGGAGCCTTTGGTGGAAACCGGCGAAAACGCCGCCCACGATGCACTGGACGAATTTCTCACAGAGCGCGCCGCCAGCTACAACGATACCCGGGACTTTCCCGCGCTGGACGGCACCAGCCTGCTGTCGCCCTACCTGGCGAACGGTGTTTTGTCAGGCCGCCAGTGCTTGATCGCCGCCCAACAAACCGGCAGCTCCGGCGAGGGCATTGAAACCTGGATCAACGAAATTGCCTGGCGCGATTTCTACATCAATATCCTTTACCACTACCCAAGGCTCAGCATGCACCGAGCCTTCAAGCCGGAAACAGAGGCGCTGAAGTGGAATGAGCCGGGTGAGCATTTCGAAGCCTGGAAAGAAGGCAAAACCGGTATTCCGATTGTGGATGCCGCCATGCGTCAGCTAAAAACCACCGGCTGGATGCACAATCGCCTGCGGATGATCACCGCGATGTTCCTTTCCAAAAACCTGTTTATTGATTGGCGGCTGGGCGAAGCCTGGTTTATGCAAAACCTGGTGGACGGGTTTCTGGCCTCTAACAACGGAGGCTGGCAGTGGAGTGCGTCTACAGGCACAGATTCAGCGCCCTATTTTCGGGTATTTAACCCGGTCACCCAGAGCGAACGTTTTGATCCGAAAGGCGAGTTTATCCGGAACTGGGTACCAGAGTTGGCGAAGCTGGATAACAAACGGATTCATGATCCGTCGAAAGGTGGAGTGATTCCCAAAGGGTATCCTCGGCCCATCGTGGATTTGAAGGAAAGCCGGAAAGAAGCGATTGCCCGATTTCAGGCTTTGAAGGACTGA
- a CDS encoding molybdopterin-synthase adenylyltransferase MoeB, with protein MLSDDELLRYSRQILIPQFDIAGQQRLKEARVMILGSGGLGCPVALYLGAAGVGQLTLVDDDQIELANLQRQIGFQQSWLGDSKAERLAERVRAINPETTVNAVNRRVDGEDLAQLVADATLVLDCTDNFNTRFALNRASVATGVPLVSGAAIRGEGQLSVYDPRNPESPCYHCLYEEQGNEDLTCSEAGVIAPLVGMIGAAQAMEAIKVISGVGQSLVGRLLILDAWQMQWREMKLLKDPDCPVCSV; from the coding sequence ATGCTCAGCGATGACGAACTGCTCCGCTACAGCCGCCAAATCCTGATTCCCCAATTCGATATAGCTGGTCAGCAAAGGCTGAAAGAAGCTCGGGTCATGATATTGGGCTCCGGTGGCTTGGGCTGTCCGGTTGCGCTGTATCTAGGGGCGGCCGGAGTCGGGCAGTTGACTCTGGTGGATGACGACCAGATCGAACTGGCCAACCTGCAGCGCCAGATCGGCTTTCAGCAAAGCTGGCTCGGCGACTCCAAAGCCGAGCGTCTAGCTGAACGTGTTCGCGCTATTAATCCCGAAACTACGGTAAATGCCGTCAATCGCCGCGTGGATGGTGAGGACCTTGCGCAGTTGGTGGCTGATGCAACTTTGGTGCTGGACTGCACCGATAACTTCAACACCCGCTTCGCCCTCAACCGTGCGTCTGTTGCTACTGGCGTTCCATTGGTTTCAGGAGCGGCCATTCGGGGTGAAGGGCAGTTATCCGTTTATGACCCCCGAAACCCTGAGAGCCCGTGCTACCACTGTTTGTACGAAGAGCAAGGCAATGAAGACCTGACCTGCTCGGAAGCCGGTGTGATTGCTCCTTTGGTGGGCATGATTGGTGCGGCTCAGGCGATGGAGGCCATTAAAGTCATCAGTGGCGTAGGCCAGTCTTTGGTTGGTCGTTTGCTCATCCTGGATGCCTGGCAGATGCAATGGCGAGAAATGAAGCTCCTAAAAGATCCAGACTGCCCGGTGTGTTCGGTCTAA
- the prmC gene encoding peptide chain release factor N(5)-glutamine methyltransferase codes for MLTCEALIQDAEARIGGDSPKLDAELLLSHVSGLSRTSFRAWPEREITAEQAEQFFVLVAERVEGKPIAYLLGQQEFWSLPLRVSTSTLIPRPDTECLVEAALSLELPESAKVLDLGTGTGAIALALASEKPEWQITATDRIAEAVELARENSQNLNLPISVIQSHWFEELPVGAFDLLISNPPYIPASDCHLSEGDVRFEPASALVAGNDGLDDIRLLVTQGLGWLNAGGWMMLEHGYDQGDAVRDLFTQAGWRNIETRKDYGGNDRMTLARKPASD; via the coding sequence TTGTTGACTTGTGAAGCTCTAATACAAGATGCCGAGGCCAGAATCGGTGGCGATTCACCCAAACTGGATGCTGAATTGCTGCTGAGCCACGTCAGCGGTCTGAGCCGCACTAGCTTTCGGGCCTGGCCTGAGCGGGAAATTACGGCGGAACAGGCGGAACAGTTCTTCGTGCTTGTCGCCGAACGGGTTGAGGGCAAGCCCATTGCTTACCTTCTCGGCCAACAAGAGTTTTGGTCGTTGCCTTTGAGGGTATCCACGTCCACTCTGATACCTCGCCCCGATACCGAATGTCTGGTGGAAGCCGCCTTGTCGCTTGAATTGCCCGAGTCGGCGAAGGTTCTGGATTTGGGCACCGGCACGGGCGCCATTGCCTTGGCTCTCGCCAGCGAAAAGCCCGAGTGGCAGATAACCGCTACCGATCGCATTGCCGAAGCGGTGGAATTGGCCCGCGAGAATAGCCAGAACCTGAATCTCCCGATTTCGGTAATCCAAAGCCATTGGTTTGAAGAACTCCCAGTAGGCGCTTTTGACTTGCTCATTTCCAACCCGCCTTATATTCCGGCCAGTGATTGCCACCTCAGCGAGGGCGATGTGCGCTTTGAGCCAGCATCGGCCTTGGTGGCCGGCAACGACGGTTTGGATGACATTCGGTTGTTGGTCACCCAAGGCTTGGGTTGGTTAAATGCTGGTGGTTGGATGATGTTGGAACACGGCTACGACCAAGGCGATGCGGTTCGGGATTTGTTTACCCAAGCCGGATGGCGCAACATAGAAACCCGCAAGGATTACGGCGGAAACGACCGCATGACCCTGGCCCGAAAGCCAGCCAGCGATTAA
- the prfA gene encoding peptide chain release factor 1, with the protein MKPSIKSRLEQLVERFEEVSALLSDASVIADQNKFRDLSKEYAEIEPVVRCFQAWQQSLDDIAEAKELAKDGDADMRAMAEEELSDAQARSEELDAELQRLMLPKDPNDTKNVFLEVRAGTGGDEAAIFAGDLFRMYSRYAEKRRWQVEILNENEGEHGGYKEVIARLSGDGVYGTLKFESGAHRVQRVPETESQGRIHTSACTVAVIPEAGEAETIDINKGDLRVDTFRASGAGGQHVNKTDSAIRITHLPTGLVVECQEERSQHKNRAKAMSLLASRLQNAELEKQQQSMAETRKSLVGSGDRSERIRTYNFPQGRVTDHRINLTLYKLDEVVGGDLDAVVVPLQQEHQAELLAELSQDQ; encoded by the coding sequence ATGAAGCCATCGATTAAATCCCGCCTTGAACAGTTAGTAGAGCGGTTCGAGGAGGTGAGTGCGCTGTTAAGCGATGCCTCAGTTATTGCCGACCAGAACAAATTTCGTGATCTTTCTAAAGAGTATGCAGAGATTGAACCTGTGGTGAGATGCTTCCAGGCATGGCAGCAGTCTCTGGATGATATCGCCGAAGCGAAAGAGTTGGCGAAAGATGGCGATGCGGATATGCGTGCCATGGCCGAAGAAGAGCTGTCTGATGCTCAGGCCCGAAGTGAAGAGCTGGATGCCGAGCTGCAACGATTGATGTTGCCGAAAGATCCTAACGACACCAAAAACGTGTTTCTGGAAGTTCGTGCCGGTACCGGTGGAGATGAAGCCGCTATTTTTGCCGGTGACCTGTTTCGCATGTATTCCCGTTATGCGGAAAAGCGCCGCTGGCAGGTCGAGATACTGAATGAGAACGAAGGTGAGCACGGCGGTTATAAAGAGGTGATCGCCCGTTTGTCTGGCGATGGCGTTTACGGAACACTGAAATTTGAATCCGGAGCACACCGAGTTCAACGGGTACCGGAAACCGAATCCCAGGGGCGCATTCATACCTCTGCTTGCACGGTGGCTGTTATTCCAGAAGCCGGCGAAGCGGAAACCATCGATATCAACAAAGGTGACTTACGCGTAGACACCTTTCGGGCCTCGGGTGCCGGTGGGCAGCACGTAAACAAAACCGACTCTGCGATCCGCATTACTCACCTGCCAACAGGGCTCGTAGTTGAATGTCAGGAAGAGCGGTCGCAGCACAAGAACCGCGCCAAAGCCATGAGCCTGCTGGCCTCTCGCCTGCAGAATGCCGAGCTCGAAAAGCAGCAGCAAAGTATGGCCGAAACCCGGAAAAGTCTGGTGGGTAGCGGTGACCGCTCAGAGCGCATCCGCACCTACAACTTCCCGCAAGGCCGGGTGACGGATCATAGAATCAACCTCACCCTGTATAAGCTGGACGAAGTGGTTGGTGGCGACCTGGATGCGGTGGTGGTGCCGCTGCAACAGGAACATCAGGCCGAGTTGCTGGCCGAGCTGTCACAGGATCAGTAA
- the hemA gene encoding glutamyl-tRNA reductase, whose translation MALLTLGINHRTAPVEIRERVAFTPERMAEAFSELRAATGASEAGILSTCNRTELYLAGDDDCAPALLRWLAGFHELDAADLENVIYVHRDSDAVRHMMRVAAGLDSMVLGEPQILGQLKDAYALAREHNATGAFLSRLFEHTFSVAKRVRTETAIGENPVSVAYASVSMAHQIFADMSRNKALLIGAGKTIELVSRHLADAGVRDFLVANRTLERAQALAEIHGGKGIVLSEIPDYLADVDIVISSTASPLPILGKGAVERALKKRKHRPYFMVDIAVPRDIEPEVGGLADVYLYTVDDLRQVIEENVRSREGAAREAENLIASGVQDFLDQLRALDAVSTLKVFRSRAESLRDAETEKALRALRNGTDPETALRSLARGLTNKLLHQPSTQVRKAMAEGRTEVADFLRELYQLEMLDADEPTTTEKL comes from the coding sequence ATGGCATTGCTGACACTGGGAATAAATCACCGCACTGCGCCCGTGGAAATCCGCGAGCGGGTAGCGTTTACGCCTGAACGGATGGCTGAGGCCTTCTCCGAACTGCGTGCGGCGACGGGTGCCAGTGAAGCCGGCATCTTATCTACCTGTAACCGCACGGAACTCTATTTGGCGGGCGACGACGATTGCGCGCCAGCGTTATTGCGTTGGTTGGCCGGGTTCCATGAGTTGGACGCGGCTGATCTTGAAAACGTGATATACGTGCACCGCGATTCCGACGCCGTGCGGCACATGATGCGTGTAGCCGCAGGCCTTGACTCTATGGTGTTGGGTGAGCCCCAGATTCTTGGCCAGCTGAAGGATGCATACGCCCTGGCGCGGGAACACAACGCCACGGGTGCCTTCTTGTCTCGCCTGTTTGAACACACCTTTTCTGTTGCAAAGCGAGTCCGGACAGAAACGGCGATCGGCGAAAACCCAGTCTCGGTTGCTTACGCGTCAGTCAGCATGGCGCATCAGATTTTCGCGGACATGTCCCGAAACAAGGCGCTGCTGATTGGTGCCGGAAAAACCATCGAGCTGGTTTCTCGCCATTTGGCCGATGCCGGTGTGCGTGATTTTCTGGTCGCCAACCGAACGCTGGAACGTGCCCAAGCGTTGGCCGAGATCCACGGCGGTAAAGGTATTGTCCTTTCCGAAATTCCGGATTACTTGGCCGATGTCGATATCGTAATCTCATCAACGGCCAGTCCGCTGCCGATTCTTGGTAAAGGCGCAGTAGAACGCGCTTTGAAAAAACGTAAACATCGCCCCTATTTTATGGTGGATATTGCGGTTCCTCGTGATATAGAACCGGAAGTGGGCGGCTTGGCGGATGTGTACCTATACACCGTTGACGATTTGCGCCAGGTGATTGAAGAAAACGTCCGCTCTCGGGAGGGTGCCGCCCGTGAGGCTGAGAACCTGATTGCCAGTGGTGTTCAGGATTTTCTTGATCAGCTGCGCGCGCTCGACGCTGTTTCTACCCTAAAGGTATTCCGTTCACGAGCGGAATCGCTCCGCGACGCGGAAACCGAGAAAGCGCTGAGAGCGCTGCGTAACGGTACCGACCCGGAAACCGCACTTCGCAGTTTGGCGCGGGGTCTGACGAATAAACTTCTGCACCAACCATCTACTCAAGTTCGTAAAGCCATGGCTGAAGGGCGTACCGAAGTTGCGGACTTCTTGCGAGAGCTTTATCAGCTTGAAATGTTGGATGCTGACGAGCCCACCACCACGGAAAAACTATGA